The genomic region GTTGAGCTTCACCTCGTTCTCGAGGCCGTATCTCTTGAGGAAGCCGTAGACCGTCGCGACGTCGTAGTCGTACTGGTGCTTGGTCGGCTCCTGAGGTTTCGGCTCGATAAGGATGGTGCCCTTGTAGCCGATCTTATGCTTGTACTCGACGACGAGGTTGAGGAAGCGGCCCATCTGGTCGAGCTCGCGCTTGAGGTCGGTGTTGAGCAGCGTCTCGTAACCCTCGCGACCTCCCCAAAGAACATAGTTCTCGCCACCGAGTTTCTGCGTCGCGTCGAGGCAGGTCTTCACAGTCGCCGCAGCGAAAGCAAAGACGTCCGGATCGGGATTGGTCGCAGCACCGCTCATGTAACGGCGGTGGGAGAACATGTTGGCCGTGCCCCAGAGAAGCTTGACGCCCGTATCGGCCTGCTTCTGCGCAAAGTAGTCGACGATCTCGTTGAGGTTCTTGGTGTTCTCGGCAAAGTTATTGCCTTCCGGCCGGACGTCGGCGTCGTGGAAGCAATAATAGGGAGCGCCGAGCAGGGTGAAGAATTCGAAGGCGACATCAGCCTTCAGCTTGGCAGCTTCCATGGTGTCGCTGAACCACGGGCGCAAAAACGTCTGGCCGCCGAAGGGGTCGCCGCCTGGCCAGGTAAACGTGTGCCAGTAGGCGACGGCAAAGCGGAGATGGTCCTCCATCCGCTTGCCCAGCAGCATCTCGTCCTTGTTGTAGTGCCGGAAGGCCAGCGGATTGGTGCTGTCGGGGCCCTCATATTTTACCTTCTGAATATCTCCGAAAAATCCTGTGGTCATGGTCTACTCCTCCTGGGTTGGTCTGTAGTGTTCGTTATGGCGCGTTGCCTCATCCGGCCCTTGGGGCCACCTTCTCCCCTCGCGGAGAGGGTAGGCTGAGGGGTGTCTCCTTTATTAATGGGCGAGCGACTTGATCGCCGGATAAAGCGCCCGATAGCGCCGGTATGCCTCCTCGTAGGCGCCCGCGAAGGCCGCGTCGGGCTCGATGGTGCCTGCCGTGGCGGGCGGCGTGCAGACGGCGACGGGATCGGCGCCGGTGGCCGCGATCAGTCCCAGCCGGGCGGCGCCGAAAGCGGCTCCGAAGTCGCCGTCGGCGGGCAGGTCGACAGGCACGCCCAGCGCCGTGGCGATCGACGCCAGCCAGTAGCGCGAGCGCGAGCCGCCGCCGATAGCGGTGACGCGGGAGATTTGGGTGCCGGCAGACCGCAGCGCCTCGAGGCTGTCACGGATGGCGAAGGATACCCCTTCGAGCACGGCCTGGGTCAGCACGACACGGCTGCTCTCGTGGCCAAGGCCGATGAAGGCGCCGCGGATCGCGGCATCGTTGTGCGGCGTGCGCTCGCCGGAAAGATACGGGAGGAATGTGACGCCCGACGGCGCCTTCAGTGTATCGCCGAGTTCGCCGGTGAGGTCAGCAGGTGACTTTCCGGTGATCTCGGAATGCCAGTTGAGCGCATCGGTGGCCGACAGGATGACGCCCATTTGGTGCCAGGTGTTGGGAAGCGCATGGCAGAAGGCATGCACGGCGCTCTCCGGCTTCGGCAGATAGGAGCCGTTGGCCGCAAACAGCACGCCAGAAGTCCCGAGCGACACAAAGGCTGCGCCATCGCTGACGGTTCCCATGCCGCAGGCCGAAGCCGCATTGTCGCCTGCCCCGCCGGCTAGGACGACGTCGCCGGACATACCCCATTTCGCCGCCAGTTCGCGACGAAGTTTACCGCCAACCTCGGTGCCTTCGACCAGTTGCGGCATCTGCGCTTCGGTAAGGCCGGTGGCGGCCAGCAATTCAGCCGACCATTTGCGCTTGCCAGTATCGAGCCAGGACGTGCCCGCCGAGTCCGACATTTCCGAGATGTGTTCGCCGGTCAGCCAGAGGCGGAGGTAATCCTTGGGAAGCAGCACGTGGGCCACCTTGGCGAAGATTTCCGGCTCGTGCCTGGCAACCCAGGCGAGCTTGGGCGCGGTAAAGCCCGGGAAGACGATGTTGCCTGTCAGTGCGCGAAAACGCGGATCGGCGTCGAGCGCGGCCGCCTCGACATGGCTGCGCGTGTCGTTCCAGAGGATGCAGGGGCGCAGCACCTTGTCGGCAGCGTCCAGCAGCGTCGCGCCATGCATCTGACCGGAAAGGCCGATGCCGCGCACCGCCGAAAGCTCGTTCGGATGAGCAGCCTTGAGGCCTGCAACAGCCTCCTCGGTGGCACGCACCCAATGCGCCGGATCCTGCTCGGACCAGCCCGGATGCGGGCGCGAAACGTCAAGCGCGCCATTGGCGGAGCCGACGATTTTCTGATCGCCGTCGATCAGCATGGCTTTGACGCCGGATGTGCCGAGATCGAGACCGAGATACATGTGGTTTACTCCTGTTGCCGCCACTCAGGGCAGATTGTCTTTCAAAAAAATATCGAGCCGGATGCGCTCCTGGGCCGCGATGACAGCCAGCCCATCGGCCTTGGCCTTGAGTACACGGACAGCGCTGCGAACCTCATGACCGGCGTCCTGGTTAAGCACCACGTCGATCAGCCCATCCTGCAGGGCCTTGCGGGTGTAATCGGTCAACTCGTGCGCAACGACTGTCAGATCCTTGCCTGCAGCCCGCGCCCGCAAGGCCCTGATCAGGCCTCGGTTGCCGGCGCCGATGCTATAGATGCCGATCACATCGGGATTGTCCGCCAGTGCTTTCGTCACAAGCCCGTTCACCGTCTCCGGATCGTCGAGCCCCTCCAGCACCGGCAGCAGCGTCAGTGCAGAAAACTCCTGCTCTATCATCGCCGAAAAGCCCTCGAGCCGTTCGCGATGGTCGCGTACCAGCAGCGAACCCGCGAGCACGAGGACTTCCCCCTTCCGTCCGCCGAGAAACCGGCCGAGCAAGCGCGCCGCCGTCCGCCCCGCCGCGATGTTGTCGATGCCGGCGTAATGATGACGTGCGGAACCGGTCAGATCGGAAACCAGCGTCACTACGGGAATTTTCGCTTGCACCAGCCTTTCAACGGCATCCCGGACTTCGGGCGCATCGACGGCAACGAGCGCCACTCCGGCGATATCGGCGCCGGCAAGGCTGTCCAGCGCCGCCACCAGTGCCGCGGGGTCGAAAGCCTTGACCTCGATGATGCGGATGGAACACCGCTCCGATCCAGCGCGTGAAATTGCCTGGCGCGCCTCGGCGTGCAAGCTGTGCATAAAAGAATTGTCG from Rhizobium tumorigenes harbors:
- a CDS encoding LacI family DNA-binding transcriptional regulator, with protein sequence MRPTVHDIAAAAGVSLATVDRVLNQRAGVRSVTRQRVEAVINDIGYVRDMAAANLAKGRLYPLVFILPASDNSFMHSLHAEARQAISRAGSERCSIRIIEVKAFDPAALVAALDSLAGADIAGVALVAVDAPEVRDAVERLVQAKIPVVTLVSDLTGSARHHYAGIDNIAAGRTAARLLGRFLGGRKGEVLVLAGSLLVRDHRERLEGFSAMIEQEFSALTLLPVLEGLDDPETVNGLVTKALADNPDVIGIYSIGAGNRGLIRALRARAAGKDLTVVAHELTDYTRKALQDGLIDVVLNQDAGHEVRSAVRVLKAKADGLAVIAAQERIRLDIFLKDNLP
- the xylA gene encoding xylose isomerase, which gives rise to MTTGFFGDIQKVKYEGPDSTNPLAFRHYNKDEMLLGKRMEDHLRFAVAYWHTFTWPGGDPFGGQTFLRPWFSDTMEAAKLKADVAFEFFTLLGAPYYCFHDADVRPEGNNFAENTKNLNEIVDYFAQKQADTGVKLLWGTANMFSHRRYMSGAATNPDPDVFAFAAATVKTCLDATQKLGGENYVLWGGREGYETLLNTDLKRELDQMGRFLNLVVEYKHKIGYKGTILIEPKPQEPTKHQYDYDVATVYGFLKRYGLENEVKLNIEQGHAILAGHSFEHELALANALGVFGSIDMNRNDYQSGWDTDQFPNNVPEMTLAYYQVLSGGGFTTGGTNFDSKLRRQSLDAEDLLIGHIGGMDCCARGLKAAAKMIEDKALSKPLDDRYAGWNAAEPQKLLRGEYALDDIAKWVEGNDINPQPRSGKQELLENIVNRYV
- the xylB gene encoding xylulokinase; translated protein: MYLGLDLGTSGVKAMLIDGDQKIVGSANGALDVSRPHPGWSEQDPAHWVRATEEAVAGLKAAHPNELSAVRGIGLSGQMHGATLLDAADKVLRPCILWNDTRSHVEAAALDADPRFRALTGNIVFPGFTAPKLAWVARHEPEIFAKVAHVLLPKDYLRLWLTGEHISEMSDSAGTSWLDTGKRKWSAELLAATGLTEAQMPQLVEGTEVGGKLRRELAAKWGMSGDVVLAGGAGDNAASACGMGTVSDGAAFVSLGTSGVLFAANGSYLPKPESAVHAFCHALPNTWHQMGVILSATDALNWHSEITGKSPADLTGELGDTLKAPSGVTFLPYLSGERTPHNDAAIRGAFIGLGHESSRVVLTQAVLEGVSFAIRDSLEALRSAGTQISRVTAIGGGSRSRYWLASIATALGVPVDLPADGDFGAAFGAARLGLIAATGADPVAVCTPPATAGTIEPDAAFAGAYEEAYRRYRALYPAIKSLAH